One region of Streptomyces capillispiralis genomic DNA includes:
- a CDS encoding type Z 30S ribosomal protein S14 has protein sequence MAKKALIAKAARKPKFGVRGYTRCQRCGRPHSVYRKFGLCRVCLREMAHRGELPGVTKSSW, from the coding sequence ATGGCGAAGAAGGCTCTCATCGCGAAGGCTGCTCGCAAGCCCAAGTTCGGTGTGCGTGGCTACACCCGCTGCCAGCGCTGCGGCCGCCCGCACTCCGTGTACCGCAAGTTCGGCCTGTGCCGCGTGTGCCTTCGTGAGATGGCTCACCGTGGCGAGCTGCCGGGCGTGACCAAGAGCTCCTGGTAA
- the rplE gene encoding 50S ribosomal protein L5, giving the protein MTTTTTPRLKTKYREEIAGKLREQFSYENVMQVPGLVKIVVNMGVGDAARDSKLIEGAIRDLTTITGQKPAVTKARKSIAQFKLREGQPIGAHVTLRGDRMWEFLDRTLSLALPRIRDFRGLSPKQFDGRGNYTFGLTEQVMFHEIDQDKIDRVRGMDITVVTTATNDEEGRALLRHLGFPFKEA; this is encoded by the coding sequence ATGACGACCACCACCACTCCGCGTCTGAAGACGAAGTACCGCGAGGAGATCGCGGGCAAGCTGCGTGAGCAGTTCTCCTACGAGAACGTCATGCAGGTTCCCGGCCTCGTCAAGATCGTGGTCAACATGGGTGTGGGCGACGCCGCCCGCGACTCCAAGCTGATCGAGGGCGCCATCCGCGACCTCACCACGATCACCGGTCAGAAGCCGGCCGTCACCAAGGCCCGCAAGTCCATCGCGCAGTTCAAGCTGCGTGAGGGACAGCCGATCGGTGCCCACGTCACGCTCCGTGGCGACCGCATGTGGGAGTTCCTGGACCGCACCCTGTCGCTGGCGCTCCCGCGCATCCGCGACTTCCGCGGCCTGTCCCCCAAGCAGTTCGACGGCCGTGGCAACTACACCTTCGGTCTCACGGAGCAGGTCATGTTCCACGAGATCGACCAGGACAAGATCGACCGTGTCCGGGGTATGGACATCACCGTGGTCACCACGGCGACCAACGACGAAGAGGGCCGCGCCCTTCTCCGTCACCTCGGCTTCCCGTTCAAGGAGGCGTGA
- the rplX gene encoding 50S ribosomal protein L24, which translates to MKIKKGDLVQVITGKDKGKQGKVIAAFPREDRVLVEGVNRVKKHTKAGPTARGSQAGGIVTTEAPIHVSNVQLVVEKDGNKVVTRVGYRFDDEGNKIRVAKRTGEDI; encoded by the coding sequence ATGAAGATCAAGAAGGGCGACCTGGTCCAGGTCATCACCGGTAAGGACAAGGGCAAGCAGGGCAAGGTCATCGCGGCCTTCCCCCGCGAGGACCGTGTCCTGGTCGAGGGTGTCAACCGGGTCAAGAAGCACACCAAGGCCGGTCCGACCGCTCGCGGTTCGCAGGCCGGCGGCATCGTGACCACCGAGGCCCCGATCCACGTCTCCAACGTCCAGCTGGTCGTGGAGAAGGACGGCAACAAGGTCGTCACGCGCGTCGGTTACCGCTTCGACGACGAGGGCAACAAGATCCGCGTTGCCAAGCGGACGGGTGAGGACATCTGA
- the rplN gene encoding 50S ribosomal protein L14 — MIQQESRLRVADNTGAKEILCIRVLGGSGRRYAGIGDVIVATVKDAIPGGNVKKGDVVKAVIVRTVKERRRPDGSYIRFDENAAVILKNDGDPRGTRIFGPVGRELREKKFMKIISLAPEVL; from the coding sequence GTGATCCAGCAGGAGTCGCGACTGCGCGTCGCCGACAACACTGGTGCGAAGGAAATCCTTTGCATCCGTGTGCTCGGTGGCTCCGGTCGCCGCTACGCGGGCATCGGTGACGTCATCGTCGCCACCGTCAAGGACGCGATCCCCGGTGGCAACGTGAAGAAGGGTGACGTCGTCAAGGCGGTCATCGTTCGCACCGTCAAGGAGCGCCGCCGTCCGGACGGCTCGTACATCCGCTTCGACGAGAACGCCGCCGTCATTCTGAAGAACGACGGCGACCCTCGTGGCACCCGTATCTTCGGCCCCGTGGGCCGTGAGCTGCGCGAGAAGAAGTTCATGAAGATCATCTCCCTCGCGCCGGAGGTGCTGTGA
- the rpsQ gene encoding 30S ribosomal protein S17, translating into MSENNVTETNTEARGDRKTREGIVVSDKMDKTVVVAVEDRKKHALYGKVIRSTSKLKAHDEQNAAGIGDRVLLMETRPLSATKHWRVVEILEKAK; encoded by the coding sequence ATGAGCGAGAACAACGTGACTGAGACGAACACTGAGGCTCGGGGCGACCGCAAGACCCGTGAGGGCATCGTCGTCAGCGACAAGATGGACAAGACCGTCGTCGTCGCCGTCGAGGACCGCAAGAAGCACGCGCTGTACGGCAAGGTCATCCGCAGCACGAGCAAGCTCAAGGCCCACGACGAGCAGAACGCCGCCGGCATCGGCGACCGCGTCCTCCTGATGGAGACCCGGCCGCTGTCCGCCACGAAGCACTGGCGCGTCGTCGAGATCCTCGAGAAGGCCAAGTAG
- the rpmC gene encoding 50S ribosomal protein L29, with protein MSAGTKASELRELGDEELLAKLREAKEELFNLRFQAATGQLENHGRLKAVRKDIARIYTLMRERELGIETVESA; from the coding sequence ATGTCGGCCGGTACCAAGGCGTCCGAGCTGCGCGAACTGGGTGACGAGGAGCTTCTTGCGAAGCTTCGCGAGGCCAAGGAAGAGCTGTTCAACCTCCGCTTCCAGGCGGCGACGGGCCAGCTCGAGAACCACGGTCGGCTCAAGGCCGTCCGCAAGGACATCGCGCGGATCTACACCCTGATGCGTGAGCGCGAGCTGGGCATCGAGACGGTGGAGAGCGCCTGA
- the rplP gene encoding 50S ribosomal protein L16, which translates to MLIPRRVKHRKQHHPKRNGMSKGGTQVAFGEYGIQALTPAYVTNRQIEAARIAMTRHIKRGGKVWINIYPDRPLTKKPAETRMGSGKGSPEWWIANVKPGRVMFELSYPNEKIAREALTRAAHKLPMKCRIVKREAGEA; encoded by the coding sequence ATGCTGATCCCCCGTAGGGTCAAGCACCGCAAGCAGCACCACCCCAAGCGCAACGGCATGTCCAAGGGTGGCACGCAGGTTGCGTTCGGCGAGTACGGCATCCAGGCGCTGACCCCGGCCTACGTCACGAACCGCCAGATCGAGGCGGCTCGTATCGCGATGACCCGCCACATCAAGCGTGGCGGCAAGGTCTGGATCAACATCTACCCGGACCGTCCGCTCACCAAGAAGCCCGCCGAGACCCGCATGGGTTCCGGTAAGGGTTCTCCGGAGTGGTGGATCGCCAACGTCAAGCCCGGACGCGTCATGTTCGAGCTGTCGTACCCCAACGAGAAGATCGCCCGTGAGGCGCTGACCCGTGCGGCCCACAAGCTGCCGATGAAGTGCCGGATCGTCAAGCGCGAGGCAGGTGAAGCGTGA
- the rpsC gene encoding 30S ribosomal protein S3 → MGQKVNPHGFRLGVTTDFKSRWYADKLYKDYVKEDVAIRRMMTSGMERAGISKVEIERTRDRVRVDIHTARPGIVIGRRGAEADRIRGDLEKLTGKQVQLNILEVKNPETDAQLVAQAVAEQLSSRVSFRRAMRKSMQSAMKAGAKGIKIQCGGRLGGAEMSRSEFYREGRVPLHTLRANVDYGFFEAKTTFGRIGVKVWIYKGDVKNIAEVRAENAAARAGNRPARGGADRPARGGRGGERGGRGRKPQQAPAAEAPKADAPAAAPAESTGTEA, encoded by the coding sequence ATGGGCCAGAAGGTAAACCCGCACGGGTTCCGGCTCGGTGTCACGACCGACTTCAAGTCGCGTTGGTACGCCGACAAGCTGTACAAGGACTACGTCAAGGAAGACGTCGCCATCCGTCGGATGATGACGTCCGGCATGGAGCGCGCCGGCATCTCCAAGGTCGAGATCGAGCGCACCCGTGACCGTGTGCGTGTGGACATCCACACCGCTCGTCCGGGCATCGTCATCGGCCGCCGCGGCGCCGAGGCCGACCGCATCCGCGGTGACCTCGAGAAGCTCACCGGCAAGCAGGTCCAGCTGAACATCCTCGAGGTCAAGAACCCCGAGACCGACGCTCAGCTGGTCGCCCAGGCCGTCGCCGAGCAGCTCTCCTCCCGCGTCTCCTTCCGTCGGGCCATGCGCAAGAGCATGCAGTCCGCCATGAAGGCCGGCGCCAAGGGCATCAAGATCCAGTGCGGTGGCCGCCTCGGTGGCGCCGAGATGTCCCGCTCGGAGTTCTACCGCGAGGGCCGTGTGCCCCTGCACACGCTCCGCGCGAACGTGGACTACGGCTTCTTCGAGGCCAAGACGACCTTCGGCCGCATCGGTGTGAAGGTCTGGATCTACAAGGGCGACGTCAAGAACATCGCCGAGGTCCGCGCCGAGAACGCAGCCGCCCGTGCCGGCAACCGCCCGGCCCGTGGTGGCGCCGACCGTCCGGCCCGTGGTGGCCGCGGTGGCGAGCGTGGCGGCCGCGGCCGCAAGCCGCAGCAGGCTCCCGCTGCCGAGGCCCCCAAGGCCGACGCTCCGGCTGCCGCTCCGGCTGAGAGCACCGGAACGGAGGCCTGA
- the rplV gene encoding 50S ribosomal protein L22 produces the protein MEARAQARYIRVTPMKARRVVDLIRGMDATEAQAVLRFAPQAASVPVGKVLDSAIANAAHNYDHTDVDSLFISEAYVDEGPTLKRFRPRAQGRAYRIRKRTSHITVVVSSKEGTR, from the coding sequence ATGGAAGCCAGGGCCCAGGCGCGGTACATCCGCGTCACGCCCATGAAGGCCCGCCGCGTGGTGGACCTCATCCGTGGCATGGATGCCACGGAGGCTCAGGCGGTCCTGCGTTTCGCCCCGCAGGCCGCGAGCGTGCCGGTCGGCAAGGTGCTGGACAGCGCCATCGCCAACGCCGCGCACAACTACGACCACACCGATGTCGACAGCCTCTTCATTTCCGAGGCCTACGTCGACGAGGGCCCGACCCTGAAGCGGTTCCGGCCGCGTGCCCAGGGCCGCGCCTACCGGATCCGCAAGCGGACCAGCCACATCACCGTGGTCGTCAGCAGCAAGGAAGGAACCCGGTAA
- the rpsS gene encoding 30S ribosomal protein S19, with protein MPRSLKKGPFVDNHLIKKVVVQNEAGTKNVIKTWSRRSMIVPDMLGHTIAVHNGKTHIPVFVTESMVGHKLGEFSPTRTFRGHVKDDRKSKRR; from the coding sequence ATGCCTCGTAGCTTGAAGAAGGGACCCTTCGTCGACAACCACCTGATCAAGAAGGTGGTCGTCCAGAACGAAGCCGGTACCAAGAACGTCATCAAGACCTGGTCCCGTCGCTCGATGATCGTCCCGGACATGCTGGGCCACACGATCGCGGTGCACAACGGCAAGACCCACATCCCGGTGTTTGTCACCGAGTCGATGGTCGGCCACAAGCTCGGCGAGTTCTCGCCGACCCGCACCTTCCGGGGCCACGTCAAGGACGACCGGAAGTCGAAGCGCCGCTAG
- the rplB gene encoding 50S ribosomal protein L2, whose product MGIRKYKPTTPGRRGSSVADFVEVTRSTPEKSLVRPLHSKGGRNNSGRVTVRHQGGGHKRAYRVIDFRRHDKDGVPAKVAHIEYDPNRTARIALLHYADGEKRYILAPRNLQQGDRVENGPGADIKPGNNLALRNIPVGTTLHAIELRPGGGAKFARSAGASVQLLAKEGSMAHLRMPSGEIRLVDVRCRATVGEVGNAEQSNINWGKAGRKRWLGVRPTVRGVVMNPVDHPHGGGEGRTSGGRHPVSPWGKKEGRTRSPKKASNKYIVRRRKTNKKR is encoded by the coding sequence ATGGGTATCCGCAAGTACAAGCCGACGACTCCGGGCCGTCGTGGCTCCAGCGTCGCCGACTTCGTCGAGGTCACGCGGTCCACGCCGGAGAAGTCGCTGGTCCGTCCCCTGCACAGCAAGGGCGGCCGTAACAATTCCGGTCGTGTGACCGTGCGCCACCAGGGTGGTGGCCACAAGCGCGCCTACCGCGTGATCGACTTCCGTCGTCACGACAAGGACGGCGTGCCGGCGAAGGTCGCGCACATCGAGTACGACCCCAACCGCACCGCGCGCATCGCGCTGCTGCACTACGCCGACGGCGAGAAGCGCTACATCCTCGCCCCGCGCAACCTGCAGCAGGGCGACCGCGTCGAGAACGGTCCCGGGGCCGACATCAAGCCGGGCAACAACCTTGCCCTGCGCAACATCCCGGTCGGTACGACGCTGCACGCCATCGAGCTGCGTCCCGGCGGCGGCGCGAAGTTCGCCCGCTCCGCCGGCGCCTCGGTGCAGCTGCTCGCGAAGGAGGGCTCCATGGCCCACCTGCGCATGCCGTCCGGCGAGATCCGCCTGGTCGACGTCCGCTGCCGCGCCACCGTCGGCGAGGTCGGCAACGCCGAGCAGAGCAACATCAACTGGGGTAAGGCCGGCCGTAAGCGGTGGCTGGGCGTCCGCCCGACCGTCCGTGGTGTCGTCATGAACCCGGTTGACCACCCGCACGGTGGTGGTGAGGGCCGGACCTCCGGTGGTCGTCACCCCGTGTCTCCGTGGGGCAAGAAGGAAGGCCGTACTCGTTCGCCCAAGAAGGCGTCGAACAAGTACATCGTCCGCCGCCGCAAGACGAACAAGAAGCGCTAA
- the rplW gene encoding 50S ribosomal protein L23 — MAVRHPSIASKAAKKAKEARVKKARRHATEGKNTVVTPASKAYTDPRDVLLKPVVSEKSYALIDENKYTFIVDPNANKTQIKQAVQAVFSVKVTGVNTINRQGKRKRTRTGFGQRAATKRAIVTLAEGDRIDIFGGPTA; from the coding sequence ATGGCAGTCCGTCACCCCTCCATCGCCTCCAAGGCGGCCAAGAAGGCGAAGGAGGCGCGCGTCAAGAAGGCGCGTCGCCACGCCACCGAGGGCAAGAACACCGTCGTCACCCCGGCGAGCAAGGCCTACACGGACCCCCGTGACGTCCTGCTGAAGCCGGTCGTGTCGGAGAAGAGCTACGCGCTCATCGACGAGAACAAGTACACGTTCATCGTCGACCCCAACGCGAACAAGACCCAGATCAAGCAGGCCGTCCAGGCGGTCTTCTCGGTCAAGGTCACCGGGGTCAACACGATCAACCGCCAGGGCAAGCGCAAGCGGACCCGCACCGGCTTCGGCCAGCGTGCGGCGACCAAGCGCGCGATCGTGACCCTCGCCGAGGGCGACCGTATCGACATCTTCGGCGGTCCGACCGCGTAA
- the rplD gene encoding 50S ribosomal protein L4, with protein MSTVDILSPAGDKAGTVELPAEIFDVEKVSIPLIHQVVVAQLAAARQGTHKTKTRGEVRGGGKKPYRQKGTGRARQGSTRAPQFAGGGVVHGPQPRDYSQRTPKKMKAAALRHALTDRARHNRIHVVTGVIEGETPSTKAARTLFGKISERKNLLLVVDRADEAAWLSARNLPQIHILEPGQLNTYDVLVSDDVVFTKAAFESFVAGPNTANDNEGSEV; from the coding sequence ATGAGCACTGTTGACATCCTTTCGCCGGCGGGCGACAAGGCCGGTACCGTCGAGCTCCCCGCGGAGATCTTCGACGTCGAGAAGGTCAGCATTCCGCTGATCCACCAGGTCGTCGTCGCACAGCTGGCCGCTGCCCGCCAGGGCACCCACAAGACCAAGACCCGCGGTGAAGTCCGTGGTGGTGGCAAGAAGCCTTACCGCCAGAAGGGCACCGGTCGCGCCCGTCAGGGTTCGACCCGCGCACCGCAGTTCGCCGGCGGTGGCGTCGTCCACGGCCCGCAGCCGCGCGACTACTCGCAGCGGACCCCGAAGAAGATGAAGGCCGCGGCCCTGCGCCACGCCCTCACCGACCGGGCCCGCCACAACCGTATTCACGTCGTCACCGGCGTGATCGAGGGTGAGACGCCCTCCACGAAGGCCGCCAGGACGCTGTTCGGCAAGATCTCGGAGCGCAAGAACCTGCTCCTGGTCGTCGACCGCGCCGACGAGGCCGCGTGGCTGTCCGCCCGCAACCTGCCCCAGATCCACATTCTGGAGCCGGGCCAGCTGAACACGTACGACGTTCTCGTCTCGGACGACGTGGTCTTCACCAAGGCCGCTTTCGAGTCCTTCGTCGCCGGCCCGAACACGGCCAACGACAACGAAGGGAGCGAGGTCTGA
- the rplC gene encoding 50S ribosomal protein L3: MTKQIKGILGEKLGMTQVWDENNRVVPVTVVKAGPNVVTQVRTNDADGYESVQIAFGEIDPRKVNKPLKGHFAKADVTPRRHLVEIRTADASEYALGQEITAEVFEAGVKVDVTGKSKGKGFAGVMKRHNFRGLGAGHGTQRKHRSPGSIGGCATPGRVFKGLRMAGRMGNERVTTQNLTVHAVDAEKGLLLIKGAVPGPNGGLVLVRTAAKGA; encoded by the coding sequence ATGACCAAGCAGATCAAGGGCATCCTGGGCGAGAAGCTCGGTATGACGCAGGTGTGGGACGAGAACAACCGTGTTGTTCCGGTCACCGTCGTCAAGGCCGGCCCGAACGTCGTCACCCAGGTCCGTACGAACGACGCCGACGGCTACGAGTCGGTCCAGATCGCCTTCGGCGAGATCGACCCGCGCAAGGTGAACAAGCCCCTCAAGGGCCACTTCGCCAAGGCCGACGTCACCCCCCGTCGCCACCTCGTCGAGATCCGCACCGCGGACGCCTCCGAGTACGCGCTCGGCCAGGAGATCACCGCTGAGGTGTTCGAGGCCGGCGTCAAGGTCGACGTGACCGGCAAGAGCAAGGGCAAGGGCTTCGCCGGTGTCATGAAGCGCCACAACTTCCGTGGCCTCGGCGCCGGGCACGGCACCCAGCGCAAGCACCGCTCGCCCGGTTCCATCGGTGGCTGCGCCACCCCGGGTCGTGTGTTCAAGGGCCTCCGCATGGCGGGTCGCATGGGCAACGAGCGGGTCACCACCCAGAACCTGACCGTCCACGCCGTTGACGCGGAGAAGGGTCTGCTGCTCATCAAGGGCGCGGTTCCCGGTCCGAACGGCGGCCTCGTCCTGGTCCGCACCGCGGCCAAGGGGGCCTGA
- the rpsJ gene encoding 30S ribosomal protein S10 codes for MAGQKIRIRLKAYDHEVIDSSAKKIVETVTRTGASVAGPVPLPTEKNVYCVIKSPHKYKDSREHFEMRTHKRLIDILDPTPKTVDSLMRLDLPAGVDIEIKL; via the coding sequence ATGGCGGGACAGAAGATCCGCATCCGGCTCAAGGCCTACGACCACGAGGTCATCGACAGCTCGGCGAAGAAGATCGTCGAGACGGTGACTCGCACTGGTGCGTCGGTCGCGGGCCCGGTGCCGCTGCCCACTGAGAAGAACGTGTACTGCGTCATCAAGTCGCCGCACAAGTACAAGGACTCGCGCGAGCACTTCGAGATGCGCACGCACAAGCGCCTGATCGACATCCTCGACCCGACCCCCAAGACCGTTGACTCTCTGATGCGACTCGACCTCCCGGCCGGTGTCGACATCGAGATCAAGCTCTGA